Proteins from a single region of Starkeya sp. ORNL1:
- a CDS encoding branched-chain amino acid ABC transporter permease has translation MSAVLPSVAAPAARRAPRPFSLPILVVGLALIALEMALGDKVSEYYFLAAYVILQYVVLATGWNILGGYAGYVNFGTAGFFAVGCYTTIALENLVELPLPVAILAAGVVAGLLGLGTGFLTLRLRGVFFSIATLALAVVLQTLIVNWSFVGGARGAYMLRPDATAPFASYVQYLLVVMTALAIFAVLIAVAVERSWVGMGLAAIRDDELAAEASGVPGLRLKLLATTLCGALMGMAGAPFPYFITYVDPPSAFSLAIAVNAIAMPLIGGTATWWGPVLGAILLGATQQVLTVTISSAANLLIVGIVLVVFVTVAPTGVVGLVRAWQGKRS, from the coding sequence ATGAGCGCTGTCCTGCCCTCCGTCGCGGCGCCCGCCGCTCGCCGCGCGCCGCGGCCCTTCAGCTTGCCGATCCTGGTCGTCGGCCTCGCGCTGATCGCGCTGGAAATGGCGCTCGGTGACAAGGTGAGCGAGTACTACTTCCTCGCTGCCTACGTCATCCTGCAATATGTCGTGCTCGCCACCGGCTGGAACATCCTCGGCGGCTATGCCGGCTATGTGAATTTCGGCACTGCCGGCTTCTTCGCGGTCGGCTGCTACACCACCATCGCGCTGGAGAACCTCGTCGAACTGCCCTTGCCGGTGGCGATCCTCGCCGCCGGCGTGGTGGCGGGGCTGCTCGGGCTCGGCACCGGCTTCCTCACGCTGCGGCTGCGCGGCGTATTCTTCTCCATCGCCACGCTGGCTCTGGCGGTGGTGCTGCAGACCCTGATCGTCAATTGGAGCTTCGTCGGCGGCGCGCGCGGCGCCTATATGCTGCGCCCCGACGCGACCGCGCCATTCGCCAGCTATGTGCAGTATCTGCTGGTGGTGATGACGGCACTGGCCATCTTCGCCGTGCTGATCGCGGTGGCGGTGGAGCGGTCCTGGGTCGGCATGGGGCTCGCCGCGATTCGCGACGACGAACTCGCCGCGGAGGCGAGCGGCGTGCCGGGGCTGCGGCTCAAGCTGCTCGCCACCACGCTGTGCGGCGCGCTGATGGGCATGGCCGGCGCGCCGTTTCCCTATTTCATCACCTATGTCGATCCGCCCTCCGCCTTCAGCCTCGCCATTGCGGTGAACGCCATCGCCATGCCGTTGATCGGGGGCACCGCGACGTGGTGGGGACCGGTGCTGGGCGCGATCCTGCTCGGCGCCACCCAGCAGGTGCTCACCGTCACCATCTCCTCGGCGGCGAATCTCTTGATCGTCGGCATCGTGCTGGTGGTGTTCGTCACCGTGGCGCCGACCGGCGTGGTGGGCCTGGTGCGGGCTTGGCAGGGGAAGCGCTCATGA
- a CDS encoding ABC transporter ATP-binding protein, translated as MTPILEARSITKQFGGFTALDAVDFIVAPGERVGLIGPNGSGKSTFVNCISGALDPERGDILFEGASVAGLPAWQRARRGLVRSFQIPRPFKKLSVVENVMVPLRFALATPPVEGSEHRALAILESIGLGAKAYRSPRDLSQVELRKLELGRALAASPRLLIADEAMAGLSDSEVDEIVELLERLNGEGIAIILIEHIMRAVMRFSQRIVVLVAGRKIADGDPHEVMAHADVERAYLGQ; from the coding sequence ATGACGCCGATCCTGGAGGCACGCTCCATCACCAAGCAGTTCGGCGGCTTCACCGCGCTCGACGCCGTCGATTTCATCGTCGCGCCCGGCGAGCGGGTGGGGCTGATCGGCCCCAATGGCTCGGGCAAGAGCACCTTTGTGAACTGCATCTCCGGCGCGCTCGATCCGGAGCGCGGCGATATCCTGTTCGAAGGCGCCAGCGTCGCCGGCCTTCCCGCGTGGCAGCGGGCGCGACGCGGCCTGGTGCGCTCTTTCCAGATCCCACGCCCGTTCAAGAAGCTCAGCGTGGTCGAGAATGTGATGGTGCCGCTGCGCTTCGCGCTGGCGACGCCTCCGGTGGAGGGCAGCGAACACCGGGCGCTGGCGATACTGGAGAGCATCGGCCTTGGGGCCAAGGCCTACCGCAGTCCCAGGGATCTCAGCCAGGTCGAGTTGCGCAAGCTGGAGCTCGGCCGCGCGCTCGCTGCCAGCCCGCGCCTCCTTATCGCCGACGAGGCGATGGCCGGCCTCTCCGACAGCGAGGTCGACGAGATCGTCGAGCTGCTGGAGCGGCTAAACGGCGAGGGCATCGCCATCATCCTCATCGAGCACATCATGCGCGCGGTGATGCGCTTCTCGCAGCGCATCGTGGTGCTGGTGGCCGGCCGCAAGATCGCCGACGGCGATCCCCACGAGGTGATGGCGCACGCCGATGTGGAGAGGGCGTATCTTGGCCAATAG